A segment of the Flavobacterium azooxidireducens genome:
TGGTTTTCTTTTTTTGGGAATGACCAATGCGTTTTGAATGAGTTTCAAAAAACGTTTGGTTACAATTTCTTTGTTTTTGAGTTGACTTCTATCTTCGTCGCAGTTTAAAATCAGAATTCCATCTAACGTTAATTTTGTTTTTAGTTTTTCTGAAATTAGTGTTTTTTCTTCCTCAGACAAACTTTGTGAATTGAGCACATCAAAAGACAGCACTACTTTAGACGAAACTTTGTTTACGTTTTGTCCTCCTGCTCCGCTACTTCTTACGGCTTTGAAAGTTAATTCTG
Coding sequences within it:
- the arfB gene encoding alternative ribosome rescue aminoacyl-tRNA hydrolase ArfB yields the protein MEAEKIITELTFKAVRSSGAGGQNVNKVSSKVVLSFDVLNSQSLSEEEKTLISEKLKTKLTLDGILILNCDEDRSQLKNKEIVTKRFLKLIQNALVIPKKRKPTKIPRSVIEKRIKEKRTTSETKQNRKKPDV